The sequence TTGCCTTTAAATGAGAAACATGATCCAGTAACAATAACGAAGATGACGGTTAATGGTGATAAAAGAAACGTGTCATAAACAGAAAActtattaaaagactaatataaTTAATCTCTTAAtatgatggggatctttaaacgagaAAACTCATtatcaataatgaataaaagttaaaaataattattccaCTCTGTTAAGTATCTGTATAGATATAAATTCGTTTCTGATAACATatgagtaataaaaataatatatctaaCGAATGGTATTAAACTTTGCATCAGTTAAATCCGATCGTGATGGAAACATGACACATAGATTGTAATCGAAATCAACATCGACAACACGGATTGGGCGTACCACAAGAGAGTTAGGTGGAACGACAATCGACTTCATTGTTAACCTTTTATCCACTTCGTCAACAAGTTGTGATTGTTCTGTTGTATTAACTTCCCTGGTATTTGGTTTGTCACTGGATTTATTTTCCTTTGATTGTGGACAAGCATTTTCTAATAACCAAGCGATGACTACTTCAGCAAATTGTTTGCATAAAGGTAAATTGATTCCAGAAACTTCAATCAGTATATTATGTGTGTCTACAGTTAActataaatataaaagaaaattgaGTAGGAAGTATAACAAGCGACAACACAAAATGAGTCTAAGCATGATCTATTTCTGCCTAATAGAAGTAatcacaacaataacaacaacctAGAAAACAAAGATGATATGAATAACTTAAGAATCTTACTAAtcaattaaatcatttttacGGAAGATCGTAGTCAGGCGATTTACAATAACACACAAGGATAGAATGTATGCATAGTACGCTACTGtaatatttatgttaacttTTTTTCAGTAACAACTTAATGATCCTCCGTTCGATATTAAAAGGAACACGGAATAATTGGCTATGTTTGGTTATTAATGTCCTCATGAATTTGTCTTATCGCGTAAGCAGTAATGTTGGGTTCGGGATATTATTTGTGAGGAAAAAGTTACTTGAAGCAATGTTACGATTATTTTCGGTCATCTAACTTAGTACAATAGTTGCATTCACAATTAGATTTTCACTCTATAACAATAAGAACACCAAATTGTATTAGATTACAGTTTTTACATGTTTCTGACCTGCAGAAATCTCAACAAAATATATTGATCCAGTTGTTTGAGTATTTATGATATAATGCATTGTTTCGAAAAGTCAATTATGATTGGCTACTAGTTCTCTAGACTCAACATGCATATATTATATCAATCAGCAATATACCTTGAGTTTTAATAAGAAGTGGACTGGTTCATAACTCTAATTTGCAATGGTCCCtaagaataattttattaatataatattGTACATGCAAAGAGAAAGAATAAACCTTAGACGTTAATATTTCACTGTTGTGAGAGAACATCGCTTAGTTGCCTTTTACAAGTAAATTTCATCGAACAAACAACATGCATTTCTTTCATTTTAACAATCCATAAACCTGTTCAtaaaacaatacttcataacaGTATTTCTACcttgaaataatattatttatgtagTCTAATTAGCCTTACTACCTATTACACATTTCGGATAGGATCGACTTGAATGTAATTCTGTGCAACTTACTACACAGGTTAATGATGATAGTTTTAGCTAACACTGTGTAAAAAACAATGATACTGCACAGTTGTTGAGGATAAAACGAGCCAGAGTAGAACTAATCAAAGTTTAACCTAGATATTTATGCTACCCGATGTGAGCGACCGTTGTTTACACAcacttattatgattataatagAAAATGAATTTTACTTTGATAATCACCAAGGTTATTATTTATTAGCAATATATAAAAACCACAGTAATAACCCACACGTGTGTGATGACTATTGGTAAGTGGAGGGACTGAGATAACCACTGGTGTACTATCCACAACAATAGGAACCAACACATCACTGAATACATTTGAAGCTATTGCACTTTCAATATCCAATACATTCAAATAACGATAAACTTGactaaattttgtttgtttacgaGATTTTCTATCTAACTGTGCTTCTTGAACTAATTGTCTTAAAAATGTTTCACCAGTACCATTAACAGATCTATTTAACGGATGAATCTgttatgaaaaacaaaaatgtatacacaaaattatattcatatatacaaACATGTTAAAATAAAAGGCATATACTATAATGcctaaataaaattttcataaacGTTTACAATTACTATTGATAGATATAGTGTTAATGAAATTAATGTACCCTATCAAACTCAAATACAGGTTTATACATTCGACTTTGagacaattgttttgatgtAAGCATTGGTGatatacaaaagaaaatcaTTTGGTAAACTTCAGACAAATACATTCAAACTTTTATACTTCACACAATACAAAACAATTGTAATGGAGAACAGACTGTTTGAATCAACAAGATTTTAATATCAGTATTCTGTATAGTGTTTGTAATTTTCTATTTAGAGTAAAATTACATGTGATAaaaataatctttaaaaaaaaagaacccttataacaaataaatatagcTCATATATGAAAATGAGATTTCAGAAACCTTAAAAAGACTAGATGTTTAAGAGTGGATAAGTATGAATTGTTGAGAGCTATTGATCAGATTTACTGAGTAAATTTGAATCAATGTTTGTAACCTAGTAGCTCAATGATCAAATTTACCATTTGTTATGGATATCTTGAGCAAAAATAAGAACGTTTCAAATGAGTTTCTATCGCTCCCTAATATGTTGCTTCAGATTTCGTGAAAATCAACATCTGCCGTAGCATAGCAACCATTACTTACCTGAGAATATTACATTAGAATTGAAGAATTCGTAGtttaaaaaattcaaaaaaCCTATTTAAAAAGCCTTGTCATAATATCTTTAACTTACACCATTTACACTGTGAGCGAAATAATCTAATTCCCATTGAGTTCATTTCCTAGTGTAACAATGTGATGTCTTCCAAGTACTTAGGACTGTTGGATAAAGTTGCGTAAAGCGGTGGGCATATGAAACTGATGCGCTCTAGCCAATGCATTAGACTAAAATTACATTGGAATTTTGTACCGCCTTTTACCGATCTAATCGTTATTTTTAAAGTCTTTCCCATTTATTTCTTCACTACTCCTggtattaatttaatttacataCTTTGTTATGTACGTTTATCTCTCTACTTCCCTCTTAATGTGTTGTTTTGAAACTTGACAGCTTATATTAGAGAACTTATTTTTTGCTTATTTGCTTATCTTTTGTTAGAATTACTTTTGAAAATACTTACTGATATGAAGCACTTCTACTGTCCCCTAGACTGATGATACTCTTTTACGTTTCAAAAGATTTTTAGgggaattcatttttataatcaAGGGAGAAAACTATATAACACTCACTATGCTAACTAGGAACAAAGATTATTAGAcgtaatataataatatttacaataatatttaCTTACTAGAAATGATTTTGCTTCCTTTAAAGTGTAAACAAGCGGAAAACGGATTAGTTGTAAATCATGAGTAGCTAAAGTTGCATGATGACGCATTTGGCCAATATCACGATGCCAATTTTCTTGAGCTCGAAGAAAAGCTTTCAGTTTAGTTTCAGAAGGAAATTCTACACCATGAACCGTACAGGCAACGATGTAAGGACGTGGGCCAGTTTTCACTGAGTGAGTCTGATTAATTTGATATTCCTAAAGTATTTAAAAAACAGTATAAAAACGACGAATTACACAAACCTGAAAATATTAGCAAATACAATAGCAATAAACAGGGTGGtcaaataattattctttaaatctaatttaaaaatgattgaATGTTAACCAAATGTAAGCTTATTGGTGACGTTATTTGCCACACTAATATAAAAATCTAGACTTCAGTAGTGTTAGCCTTAAACAGAGAAGTCATACTCATTGGATTCACGTAGTGTTTGTAAGAAACTAAGAGGACGAAAAGGAAACATCCAGTGTTGTTGGTTCATACGGAAGATTCACATAGAGAAGTTGAAAAACCATGATTCTAATCTAACGGTGACCATGAACTTCAAAATTCTAATGAAACAAACAGTATAAAAACCTATTTTAGTCACTGGATACCATGGGATTGTGTCTTTTTAAAATCCAGTCTTCTCTAAACTGTTTCAAGTTAACGAATGGTCGATTTTATAACTATCGTTAGAACGGACGAAATTGGGTAAAACTTTCCTGAAGCTACGTGTGTAATTCAAACCTGTCACCTCCAACATTAACAGGGTAGAAAAAGGATAGGTTTGGCTATGTCTGGAAAATTTGGTGCCGATGCATCAAGGATATCTGAGACTTGTAttataaatttttgtttttcattacatACATCAAGTTAATTAGACGAACTGccttaaatataaaaaaacctTTTCATGGCTATTTTAAACTGAACTataatttttattaactgttttttgtattcacttatttatggACTGTACGACCTTCACCTCTTGTTTTCCTTTACCGAATTATCATTacatttgtgtggtgcatatcaTTGTGCTTAGCACTACCTTAATTTCTGTgctataaataaaatgtaacaaaCAAATAAAGACCAGTAGATCATTTGATTGGTAAACCGATCTTTTTGTTTTCAGAGACTCTAAACTCATACTATATACTTACTTTAATAATATTCAAGCTATAAAAAAGGAAACAGGTTGAAAACGATGCCACCTGTAACCAGCAAAACGTTGTGACAAACCACAACTGACCATTTTCAAAGTTGTTTGGAAATTACCAATTAGGATGAAGATTTTGCTTGTAGTTCATGAATCAAAAGTGGTTCTACGACCTTTAGCCATTTCAGATGATTGGTAAATTTAAATTAAAAGTATGTGTTATGTAATTTTGACAGAGATGAGGTGAAATACTTTAGTGGTCAGAGCAAAATATGACATCAGATAATACACAGAATGTATTATTTTCAGATCACTGCAATCTAACATACAGAGCCCACAGAGTTTACGATACTTCTTTCATCAAAAatgtaagtcagtcagtcagctacaacgcaggaccaggcacatatgtgcatcggtccaagttgccatacctcattaggaAAACAAGTTGaataccggattcatagaagtagtgaattcagtggtggtaatatataaaagattgcatatatagtacaggaagaaagaattagttcgtaaaaaTAAAGGTAGAAACTAATCTTAATCCCGCGGTTTAAGagaaaacaaagagtgtatacacctacacaattgtgatcgattcttagCCATGTTacctagagtctccaaccattggttacgatagtcacgaggaccccaaccaagtagtctgcatctacaaacatggcttagactagaagttagtgacttcaagcactgataccacgttcTGGTTTAGCCGCCCtttactttcttccaaccgtcccCAACATtagttagcattgcgcgtcgtggtaatcggtgttcaggcatgcgCAAAACGTTGCCCAACCaactcagtcgatgaagattcacaacctcatcaactgatttaccatcattccctagcACGAGCTCACAACGGACAATTAGAACATTTGTTACATTTGGTGTCAGAAGTGTTTATTAGAAATGAACCCTATAAAAGACTAAAAACCTTCACTTTCCCATCTATAACTGATGTCAATGCAGACAACTGAATTCTTCTGAGGTACCTGACTACTTTTTAATCCACATAAGATAATACTGTATGGAAACTGAGAATAACATCACCCTTGTCGATCTCTCACCATTTTGATCACATTCTGTTATTTCTCAACGATGAAACGGGATAGCAAGCCGCGGTTAGTGATCTTAATATAAGGAACCTAACCTTTCCTAAGATATGTTGAACGATTGTTTCACATCATATGCTGATGAGTAGCAATCTATCACGCAAATCCTAACGCCGCGGCAACCTCCTACCGAGAATTTCATTCTACTTGAAACGGAAGTTAGCTGTTTAAGCAATCCCTCGGATGAAAGTCATTATTCAGATGACATGTATTCGGTTTGTGGAGGGGCTATTTTTTATCCCACTTTGGTTGTATATCCTATGTATACCGCCGACGAACACAACTGAAGTAAAAAGGGTGGTTTTACGTCTTATGGATGATTTAAGATTCGTACCAATTGAGAACAAAAACCAGCCAGCTATGATAGTTATTGGACAGACAGCAAGTCCTACAAGGTAGCTCCACTCACACTTTAAATGGGCTAAGCTGTCAGGTTTAGTCGAACGACCGAATCATCTCATGGTCTAACACCCAATGTATGATACTAAATGATTTTCTCTGCCAACAATTTGGTTGGTAGTTATGGTGTTTGTTTAGTCGTACAAAGattatttctaaaaatttaatgacgctttttgaatattttttgcTTTTGTACCAATCTCATTAGTTCAATAGACATTCATTTTATGAACGTACTATTGTGCTTACAATTAGTACGACAAGGTAACAAAACCCTATTCCCTATTCAAGAGACTGATTGGTGCTAGTTCTTATTTATTGGAAATATATTTAGGATATCCTGTTATATTCAGAACTCTTATAACATTTTAATTAACATTTCCTTATTTCCAACAGTGTTTATATCTATACTTTACTCCATGTTAAAAACCAAACTAAAATTATTCACCTATACAAAACACAGTAGTGAAACTGAATCTGACTTGTATTTGAATCAATAAGTACTTTAAAAATGATACCAAATATGCAAAAAGTAGGACAGTATCAACTGATAGCAACATAACTACTCAAAGGTTCGAAACAACCTGTTGATAATATATTAGAATATCAGTTTCGCTCAACGGAAATAATCAAGTTAACCATTTCAACAAGAATGTAGAgtacaatatttaaaaaatcctAGTACTGAAACCCTAATTATACGATTTATTAATATGTAGGTAGCTAAAACACCATTTGAAAACAAAATCTTAGTTACATTAATTTTAGGATGACCTCATTAAAAGCAATTTTCCGACGAATTCAGATTAGGCAGGACTGagttaaaaaatattataaatccgTTGGAAATTTAGTATTAGTGTTACTGATTTCTGTTAGGTTTTCAGTGTAAATAATTTTAAGCAGAATCTGTGTTTACATTATGGCTTATTAGTTAAAGACAGATATAGGCGTTATAATTTATATACAACTTATAAAACTATTTAACCAATTTATAGATTGAAATAATCTCAAGAATTTGCCGAAATACTGATAGAATTGTAGGGGAACAAACATACTTCATCGTCACTTGGGCGCTGAATGACAATATGCGGTATTGAAATTCTCGTAACTTCCGGTAGTCGAGTGGTGGAATTATTCATTTCTTCAGGTTCGGTTGAAATTTTCAGTGACGAATTTTTGTCATTaactttctttccttttttgCTCCCTGTTTCGTCCAAACGACGAAGATAAGCTAAAAGCGCAGTTGGTGAATGTTCATCGACAGAAAGCCTTTTCAACCGATTATCTTTAAAAGGGTTTCCATGAATCTTTAAAACATTTAGTTTGCGACAACGATGAATATTGGCCGGAAAATCAGTTAAAGAGTTTTCTGAAAAGTTCGCACTCTTGAGACTTGATAAATTAAACAAATCCTTCGGTAAATTAGAAATGTTATTATATGAAACATCCAAGACTGCCAGATTAGTTAGCAACTCGATTCCTTCGGGAAGTAACTAAAAGCCGAAACAGTCAACAAAAAAACCTAAGATAACATACAGTCAATTGATTCTTAGAAGCTGAGAATTCATGTAGTGATTTTAACCCTTGAACAGATggtatattttgtattttattgccAGATAAAATAAGACTAGATAGATTAGGTAAATGGTTGAAAATGTCAGGGATCATTGAAATGTTGTTAAAGGATAAGTCCAAAGATCGTAAACAATGGAGAGATCCAAGACTAGATGGGACAGCTTTTAGCATGTTTGATGTAAGGCATAGTTGCGCAAGATTTGAAAGCTTCGATATATCATCGGACAGAAATTCTAAACAAGTATGTGAAATTTCCAGAAAATTGAGCTTCTTTAGATCATAAATCCTTTGGTCAAGCCCCACCGTTTCGACCATTTCTGAAATTTCCTTCCCAGAAATCACAAGTTCACGTCTCCCTTCCTCGAGAGCTGTCGAAACAATACCCCACTGAAAGTACAAAACATACAAAAAGAACAAGATATCGAAAATGAAAACTATTGTTTTGACATGATCGAGATAATAAACGATTAAAACTTAATCTCTGTAATTGGTGATGTTACCTAAACAAGTTGATAGCCGACCAGTGAACAGTGTTTAGTGAGAGTTTAATGGGCTGAGGTGCAAATGTCCTAGGCTCCACTCGGATTATGACTGGCTGGATAgaagttcagtcagtcagtcagtcagtaacaacgtagagcCAGGTAGGCATGTACATTAATTCATGTTgtcatatcacattagcacagaaataAAGTTAGCAGGCCAAATCCTAGAATAGAAGGGGTACTAAAAGTATCAGTGGTAATACGAAAGACtaggcatcgaagatacgattGGAAAGCAAAATATAAAGTAGTGAAGtgaaaacaaaaaattattaCGCATTTATATATCTACCGAGACATATGAGGAGGTTAAGAGGAACTTTTTGAGGTATTATATGCTGTGAATTCTATGCTATACAAAGGAAACAATCTTTCGTGATGATATCAACATCATGtaatcattcaaaataaatgCCCATCTTTCATAACGagctttaaaataatataatacatATGTGGTACGAAAACACATACTTCACGAGCCATTTATAAAGAAACAATAGATGACTGGATCCCCACGTTTTTAAAGTACAACGTCACCATCAACCTTTGCGCCTCATAAATCTAACCTATATCCAATATCCAAAATCTTTAATCTTCAGTTATAAGGAAAGTAGATTGATGAACCTGCGTTAATATTTACAGTTTGTTTTACAGTGAACGttcagcttctccttgaaatgTTCATTCATATGAGTGATACCACTTGTTCTGGTAGGGTACTACAACTATTGACTACTAGATAAGAAAAAGTGAATACCATCCTAAATTTATGAGATCGCGGTTTTTGAATCTCCTTGCTATGGCTTTCGAGATGATTAGTTCTTTACCACGcaaatatttattaaagatACAGAATACCAATATAAGGTCAAATCACGTTCAACGTAATGATAAGGGGGTAGGTTCAAGCGTTTTAGGCACTCATCGTAAGAGAGTTGGAAAAGACCCCTTGCTTACTTTGTACTCACATGCTGAACGCGCTCTATTGTGTTAATATCATTACCAAAACATAGAATAGCTGCCTAGACACAATACTCTAGGTTTAGTCAAACATGGGTGAGGTATAAAACCGGAAACATCTCGTCAAAGCACTTGGATGTCAGACGAAGTGACCA comes from Schistosoma haematobium chromosome 3, whole genome shotgun sequence and encodes:
- the LRRC47 gene encoding Leucine-rich repeat-containing protein 47 (EggNog:ENOG410V89M~COG:J) → MAREWGIVSTALEEGRRELVISGKEISEMVETVGLDQRIYDLKKLNFLEISHTCLEFLSDDISKLSNLAQLCLTSNMLKAVPSSLGSLHCLRSLDLSFNNISMIPDIFNHLPNLSSLILSGNKIQNIPSVQGLKSLHEFSASKNQLTLLPEGIELLTNLAVLDVSYNNISNLPKDLFNLSSLKSANFSENSLTDFPANIHRCRKLNVLKIHGNPFKDNRLKRLSVDEHSPTALLAYLRRLDETGSKKGKKVNDKNSSLKISTEPEEMNNSTTRLPEVTRISIPHIVIQRPSDDEEYQINQTHSVKTGPRPYIVACTVHGVEFPSETKLKAFLRAQENWHRDIGQMRHHATLATHDLQLIRFPLVYTLKEAKSFLIHPLNRSVNGTGETFLRQLVQEAQLDRKSRKQTKFSQVYRYLNVLDIESAIASNVFSDVLVPIVVDSTPVVISVPPLTNSHHTRLTVDTHNILIEVSGINLPLCKQFAEVVIAWLLENACPQSKENKSSDKPNTREVNTTEQSQLVDEVDKRLTMKSIVVPPNSLVVRPIRVVDVDFDYNLCVMFPSRSDLTDAKFNTIR